Proteins encoded by one window of Flexibacter flexilis DSM 6793:
- a CDS encoding efflux RND transporter periplasmic adaptor subunit yields the protein MVLISSCQKESPKHVAAPVKVSLLEIKNTKQQRTLSYSGTIEAENTANIGFAVPGVINRIAAQEGQKVSKGELLASVDDLEYQNALAIANAGLEQAEDMYKRLDDLYKKGSLPEKDYIDIKTKVTQAKANQKISAKHIRDSRLVAPMSGTITAKMIELGAMAAPGVPAFSIVKTDKVYARIAVPESEIGLLQKGMKASVYIPTIKETLSGTIAIINPLADDMSKTYTIKVILDNPKGRVLPGMLTNVSLENHQQEEIIAVPVKAIVRDADNISYVYTSNSQKKATRKRVEVVGMLGNNDAIVSGLQGGEQVVVAGQTRLKDGTSLAF from the coding sequence ATGGTCTTAATAAGCAGTTGCCAAAAAGAAAGCCCCAAACATGTGGCCGCGCCTGTGAAGGTGAGCCTGTTAGAGATTAAAAATACCAAGCAGCAAAGAACACTTTCTTATTCGGGAACAATAGAAGCGGAAAATACCGCCAATATTGGCTTTGCCGTGCCCGGTGTTATTAACCGAATCGCTGCACAAGAAGGACAAAAAGTAAGTAAAGGCGAGTTGCTGGCCAGTGTGGACGATTTGGAATACCAAAACGCCTTGGCCATCGCAAACGCAGGCTTAGAGCAGGCCGAAGACATGTATAAGCGTTTGGATGATTTATACAAAAAAGGCAGCCTTCCCGAAAAAGATTACATTGATATAAAAACCAAAGTAACACAAGCCAAAGCCAATCAGAAAATCAGTGCCAAACACATCCGCGACAGCCGTTTGGTTGCCCCGATGAGTGGCACGATTACGGCCAAAATGATAGAGTTGGGTGCAATGGCCGCCCCTGGAGTTCCTGCTTTTTCTATCGTCAAGACAGACAAAGTATATGCGCGTATTGCCGTACCCGAAAGCGAAATAGGTTTGTTGCAAAAAGGCATGAAAGCCAGTGTTTACATCCCGACGATTAAAGAAACATTGAGCGGCACGATTGCCATTATTAACCCGTTGGCCGACGACATGTCCAAAACCTACACCATCAAAGTAATATTGGATAACCCGAAAGGCCGTGTGTTGCCCGGTATGCTGACCAACGTTTCGTTAGAGAATCATCAGCAAGAAGAAATTATCGCCGTTCCCGTGAAGGCCATCGTACGCGATGCGGACAATATTTCGTATGTGTACACGAGCAATTCCCAGAAAAAAGCCACACGTAAGCGTGTAGAAGTGGTGGGAATGTTGGGCAATAATGACGCGATAGTTTCGGGACTTCAGGGCGGCGAACAAGTCGTAGTAGCAGGGCAGACGCGCCTGAAAGACGGTACAAGTTTAGCCTTCTAA
- a CDS encoding OmpP1/FadL family transporter — MKKYSFFSLLGSLSLLTSFDVAAQTSNIDPNAYGYYQDALRFSQTKFGGSARTLGVAGAVSALGADMGATAANPAGLGLYKKSEFAGSLGVGFAGSETNYNNLTLRDNKAAANIPQLGIVFANPVRASDQQQSGWRGGAFAITLTRMNNFQNRYSYDGNSPLQQQNGQYVNNSVMDYYNDLMGKYSASVLNIDAENRNYEQDLLNSAYDSYIADVDTGTNELYPIVPRGDLHQFGTVTTTGNQNQWDFAYGGNFDDRLYIGGAIGVATLSYQRESVYNETITKVANNSYNAFNGFTFQVTDKLKVSGTGINFKAGLIFRPTDFVRIGASIQSPTFYALNETSHTDMSANFNGLQYGSTTLYNESAKGTEFKYDYSLRTPMKATGGIAFILGKAGFVSFDAEYINYSNANLSVRNNTGSNMAADNRTINNLYKSVLNLRGGLELRYNVCRFRAGAAYYPDPYTNSTSNLKRDQLFITGGFGVRMPNYYVDMAVITNKFENSFQAHKYMDAISVKNNYTNVVFTVGTFF; from the coding sequence ATGAAAAAATATTCTTTTTTTAGCCTTTTAGGAAGTTTGAGTTTGCTCACTAGCTTCGATGTGGCAGCCCAAACCAGCAACATAGACCCCAACGCCTATGGTTATTATCAAGACGCGCTTCGCTTTTCGCAAACCAAATTTGGTGGTAGTGCACGCACGCTCGGCGTGGCGGGTGCCGTCTCGGCCTTAGGTGCTGATATGGGTGCCACCGCAGCCAACCCCGCAGGGCTTGGGCTTTACAAAAAATCAGAATTTGCGGGAAGTTTGGGTGTAGGTTTTGCAGGTTCAGAAACCAACTACAACAACCTGACTTTGCGCGACAACAAAGCCGCTGCCAATATTCCACAGTTGGGCATCGTATTTGCCAATCCCGTACGAGCCAGCGACCAACAACAAAGTGGTTGGCGTGGTGGTGCTTTTGCCATTACGCTTACGCGCATGAATAACTTCCAAAATCGCTACAGCTACGACGGTAACAGTCCGCTACAACAACAAAACGGCCAGTATGTCAACAATTCTGTCATGGACTATTACAATGACTTGATGGGAAAATATTCGGCCAGTGTTTTAAATATTGATGCCGAAAACCGCAACTACGAACAAGATTTGCTCAACTCGGCCTACGACAGTTACATTGCAGATGTAGATACGGGCACTAACGAACTTTACCCGATTGTGCCGCGTGGCGATTTGCACCAGTTCGGCACAGTAACCACCACAGGCAACCAAAACCAATGGGATTTTGCTTACGGTGGCAATTTTGACGACCGCCTATACATTGGCGGAGCAATCGGCGTGGCAACGTTGAGCTATCAGCGCGAAAGTGTTTACAACGAAACCATTACGAAAGTGGCCAACAACTCCTACAATGCTTTTAATGGTTTTACTTTTCAGGTAACTGACAAACTAAAAGTTTCGGGAACAGGTATTAATTTCAAAGCTGGGCTTATTTTCCGCCCAACGGATTTTGTACGCATTGGAGCCAGCATCCAAAGTCCAACTTTTTATGCCCTCAACGAAACTAGCCACACAGACATGAGTGCCAACTTCAACGGCCTACAATACGGCAGCACCACGCTGTACAACGAGTCGGCCAAAGGCACAGAATTTAAGTACGATTATAGTCTCCGTACACCCATGAAAGCCACTGGTGGAATTGCATTTATTCTGGGAAAAGCGGGTTTTGTCTCATTCGATGCCGAATACATCAATTACAGCAATGCCAATTTGAGCGTGCGTAACAATACAGGTAGCAACATGGCCGCCGACAACCGTACCATCAACAACCTTTACAAATCCGTACTTAATCTGCGTGGCGGCCTAGAATTGCGCTACAATGTTTGTCGTTTCCGTGCGGGAGCAGCCTATTATCCAGATCCTTATACTAATAGCACTTCTAATCTCAAACGCGACCAACTTTTCATTACAGGCGGTTTTGGGGTGCGTATGCCAAACTATTATGTGGATATGGCTGTCATAACCAACAAATTTGAAAATAGTTTTCAGGCACACAAATACATGGATGCCATCAGCGTAAAAAACAATTATACCAACGTCGTTTTTACGGTCGGAACGTTCTTCTAA
- a CDS encoding TolC family protein: MMKNLKYKMLGLVLLWTVLAGQAKAQEAAKRYSLQECKQMALENNKKIKSAKLEEDAALMAQKSAELNAYPTLDGSVLGLHLGKPLGGAMGGLIPKNMVDGSLTATQPIYVGGKIRYGKEATAKAVAIRQEQKAMTEADVLLEVEKAYWQVIQVQEKLVMANKFKEMLQALRTDLKNAYDAGMIYKNDLLRVEVSLNEAELGITQAQDGLVMSKLNLAQIMGQAGETSFALADSVAGNFTATAQLVEAAANNRPELRLLQKSIEIEEIQNKILQADRLPTFGVSLSGSAAVGKGVNIQDGSNFMKTYYGVASLSIPIFDWGKRASKVKEQSYKVTIQKHQLEQTRELINLEVQNAYLQMRQSVKKIELSSISLQQAEENLKLTQNRFKAGTVVGKDVQEAQAIWQQAYSKLIDAKIDFKINEVSYKKSIGELRPQ; the protein is encoded by the coding sequence ATGATGAAAAATTTAAAATATAAGATGTTAGGCCTTGTGTTGCTTTGGACTGTGCTGGCTGGCCAAGCAAAGGCGCAAGAGGCTGCCAAACGCTATTCGCTGCAAGAATGTAAGCAAATGGCTTTGGAGAATAACAAAAAAATCAAAAGTGCCAAGTTGGAAGAAGACGCGGCTTTGATGGCGCAAAAATCTGCCGAACTTAACGCGTACCCGACTTTAGACGGCTCTGTGTTGGGGCTGCATCTGGGCAAACCGCTCGGCGGCGCAATGGGCGGCCTTATTCCCAAAAATATGGTGGATGGTTCACTTACAGCCACACAACCCATTTATGTGGGCGGAAAAATTCGCTACGGAAAAGAAGCTACTGCCAAAGCCGTAGCCATTCGCCAAGAACAAAAAGCCATGACCGAAGCCGACGTGTTGTTGGAGGTAGAAAAAGCCTATTGGCAAGTGATACAAGTCCAAGAAAAATTGGTCATGGCCAATAAGTTTAAGGAGATGTTGCAGGCTTTGCGCACCGACCTCAAAAATGCCTACGACGCAGGCATGATTTACAAAAATGACTTGTTGCGCGTGGAAGTTAGCCTCAACGAAGCCGAGCTTGGCATTACGCAGGCGCAAGACGGTTTGGTAATGTCCAAACTCAATTTGGCGCAAATCATGGGGCAAGCAGGTGAAACTTCTTTTGCTTTGGCCGATTCGGTCGCAGGAAATTTTACCGCTACCGCCCAACTCGTAGAAGCCGCCGCCAACAACCGCCCAGAACTGCGTTTGCTCCAAAAAAGTATTGAAATTGAGGAGATTCAGAACAAAATCTTGCAAGCAGACCGCCTCCCAACTTTCGGCGTAAGCCTGAGCGGTTCGGCTGCTGTGGGCAAAGGTGTGAATATCCAAGACGGCAGCAATTTTATGAAAACCTATTACGGCGTGGCCAGTTTGTCGATTCCTATTTTTGATTGGGGAAAGCGTGCCAGCAAAGTAAAAGAGCAGTCCTACAAGGTAACTATCCAAAAACATCAGCTCGAACAAACCCGCGAACTCATCAATTTGGAAGTACAAAATGCCTATTTGCAAATGCGTCAGTCGGTCAAAAAAATTGAGTTGTCGAGCATTTCGCTTCAGCAAGCCGAAGAAAATTTGAAGCTCACCCAAAACCGTTTCAAAGCGGGCACGGTGGTGGGCAAAGACGTACAAGAAGCCCAAGCCATTTGGCAACAGGCTTACAGCAAGCTCATTGATGCCAAAATCGACTTTAAAATCAATGAAGTTTCGTACAAGAAATCTATTGGAGAGCTTCGGCCTCAATAG
- a CDS encoding helix-turn-helix domain-containing protein, protein MKNNTKYAYLTQNQIVMPDEVFFAGLNVSENMIFEDIETFGGHHFRSDFFSVILVTEGQINATINLQPYSNKANDLIVVPPNGIKQLVSCSPDAKVMAVSFTVSFLIEAGMPAHTHSVLDFFITKSNPVWQLEEEDLRTIRDMMQDLYKRCKLANVRMWGKEQLFHTFFLFLYELGILSHKYSSIGIVQYTRKEDLIIRFTELVTLHCMRERSVQYYADQLHVTAKYLTETVKEISGQNAGEVIDDIVIMEAKLLLDNPLYSIGQVASLMNFSDQSFFGKYFKRHTGISPKKYRTAIY, encoded by the coding sequence ATGAAAAACAACACTAAGTATGCGTATTTAACACAAAATCAAATTGTTATGCCCGATGAGGTTTTTTTTGCGGGGCTTAATGTTTCCGAAAATATGATTTTTGAGGATATAGAAACTTTTGGAGGGCATCATTTTCGTTCGGATTTTTTCTCGGTTATTTTAGTAACAGAAGGTCAAATTAATGCAACTATTAATTTGCAACCTTATAGTAATAAGGCCAATGATTTAATTGTTGTGCCGCCGAATGGTATCAAACAATTGGTTTCTTGTTCGCCAGATGCCAAAGTAATGGCGGTTAGTTTTACGGTTTCCTTTCTGATAGAAGCGGGAATGCCTGCGCATACGCATTCGGTGTTAGATTTTTTTATCACCAAAAGTAATCCTGTTTGGCAGTTGGAAGAAGAGGATTTGAGGACTATCAGAGACATGATGCAGGATTTGTACAAGCGTTGCAAGCTGGCTAACGTGCGGATGTGGGGCAAAGAGCAGCTTTTTCATACGTTTTTTTTGTTTTTGTATGAGTTGGGGATTCTCAGCCACAAATATTCTTCGATTGGGATAGTCCAATACACGCGCAAAGAAGATTTGATTATTCGCTTTACGGAATTGGTAACATTGCATTGTATGCGCGAACGCAGCGTGCAGTATTATGCTGACCAGCTTCATGTTACGGCCAAATATTTGACGGAAACGGTGAAAGAAATTAGCGGCCAAAACGCAGGCGAAGTGATAGACGACATTGTAATTATGGAAGCTAAATTGCTGTTAGATAATCCGTTGTACAGTATCGGGCAAGTGGCCAGCCTCATGAATTTTAGCGACCAATCATTTTTTGGGAAATATTTTAAACGCCATACGGGCATTTCGCCCAAAAAATACAGAACAGCCATTTATTAA
- a CDS encoding PH domain-containing protein, translated as MFYKASMDTLAKWLTGVVFVVLGSSIIMVGWFFVNKSVSEALALLGITFFLIFVFFVTWLYAPQGYILDKKTLTVKGVLNPKTIALADIKEVSVIPDQTKLLAIRVFGVGGFFGYFGYFSSGLIGTFLMYATQNKNRILITTRKDKKIMITPDNLQLADALKQQLAQ; from the coding sequence ATGTTTTACAAGGCATCAATGGACACGTTGGCCAAGTGGCTGACAGGTGTTGTATTTGTCGTATTGGGTAGTAGCATCATAATGGTTGGTTGGTTTTTCGTTAACAAATCCGTTTCGGAAGCATTGGCACTTTTGGGTATTACCTTCTTTTTGATTTTCGTGTTTTTTGTTACGTGGCTCTACGCGCCGCAAGGCTATATTTTAGATAAAAAAACGCTCACGGTAAAAGGCGTTTTAAACCCAAAAACCATTGCGTTGGCCGACATTAAAGAGGTTTCTGTTATTCCTGACCAAACGAAACTTTTGGCGATTCGGGTGTTTGGTGTAGGCGGCTTTTTTGGGTACTTTGGTTATTTTTCTTCGGGACTTATCGGCACGTTTCTGATGTACGCCACACAAAACAAAAACCGCATTTTGATTACGACCCGAAAAGACAAAAAAATCATGATTACGCCCGATAACTTACAACTCGCCGACGCACTCAAACAACAATTAGCGCAATAA
- a CDS encoding TolC family protein, translating into MKYLPKILVSAALALATTHAAQAQDSLQLPDAVAEAIEKNYGVVLATNEAKVSAINNNWGNAGLWPTIGFSGAYNYSNTNLNQELTNGTTIKRNGVNNQSLTGSVALAWTVFDGMKMFATKDRLTELEKTGQTQLRKQMLQTTYTVMIAYYNAVRYQQQIANTQEFIALLTEREKIANRAFQIGSSAKTDLLQSRLDLQTQQIALTQQQTALQKAKAELNRLLTRRPDAPMAVRNRFDVGAAPDFAALESKMLSQNADWLITQHAIATATFTQKEIDSQKWPTLQVLSGYNLSNSRSDAGFTLVNQNYGPYAGLSLRIPILSGNTIRNQKQVAAVQQKSRSIEAESLKNDLQNYFYTARLDYQNAQQIMSQRAGNMELAKENADIALQQFKQKQIDIISLRQVQLNYQEAFTLWLDAQYQLKAAEAYLRLLAADFN; encoded by the coding sequence ATGAAATATTTACCCAAAATACTTGTGTCGGCGGCATTGGCTTTAGCGACAACGCACGCGGCACAAGCCCAAGACAGTTTGCAACTTCCTGACGCTGTGGCCGAAGCCATCGAGAAAAATTATGGCGTAGTGTTGGCCACCAACGAAGCGAAAGTTTCGGCTATCAACAACAATTGGGGAAATGCGGGTCTTTGGCCAACGATCGGGTTTTCGGGCGCATACAATTATTCCAACACCAATCTTAATCAGGAACTTACCAACGGCACAACCATCAAGCGCAACGGCGTAAATAACCAGTCGCTTACAGGCTCGGTGGCGTTGGCTTGGACGGTTTTTGATGGAATGAAAATGTTTGCCACCAAAGACCGCCTCACGGAGCTGGAAAAAACAGGCCAAACGCAATTGCGCAAACAGATGTTGCAAACCACTTATACCGTGATGATTGCTTATTACAATGCCGTGCGTTATCAGCAACAAATCGCCAATACACAAGAATTTATCGCTTTGCTGACCGAACGCGAAAAAATCGCAAATCGAGCTTTTCAAATAGGCAGCTCGGCCAAAACCGATCTGTTGCAGTCTCGTCTGGATTTGCAAACCCAACAAATAGCCCTCACGCAACAACAAACCGCCCTGCAGAAAGCCAAAGCCGAACTAAACCGTTTGCTTACGCGTAGGCCCGATGCACCAATGGCCGTTCGTAATCGTTTTGATGTGGGGGCTGCGCCAGATTTTGCGGCATTAGAATCCAAAATGTTGAGCCAAAATGCCGACTGGCTCATTACGCAACACGCCATCGCGACGGCCACTTTTACCCAAAAAGAGATAGATTCCCAAAAATGGCCGACACTACAAGTATTGTCGGGTTATAACCTGTCCAATTCGCGCAGCGATGCGGGTTTTACCCTCGTAAACCAAAATTATGGGCCTTATGCGGGCTTGAGTTTGCGCATTCCGATTCTGAGCGGCAACACGATTCGCAACCAAAAACAAGTGGCCGCCGTGCAGCAAAAAAGCCGTAGCATAGAAGCAGAAAGCCTCAAAAATGATTTGCAAAATTATTTTTATACGGCACGCTTGGACTACCAAAACGCCCAACAAATCATGTCGCAACGCGCTGGAAACATGGAACTTGCCAAAGAAAATGCAGATATTGCGCTGCAACAATTCAAACAAAAGCAAATAGACATCATCTCGCTGCGCCAAGTGCAACTCAACTATCAAGAAGCCTTTACCTTATGGCTCGATGCGCAATATCAGCTCAAAGCCGCCGAAGCGTATTTGCGCCTGTTGGCTGCTGATTTTAACTAA
- a CDS encoding efflux RND transporter permease subunit, whose amino-acid sequence MKHKMNLIEAAMKYKQVTLMVVLLLLVLGVNALVNMPRSENPKIDMPVAMVYAFFPGADEVQMEQQVTNKIEQYLFSFEEVDKEKTTSQTKDGQVFITVHLHTEIKDRKKFWSTLQHGLNSAMAQVLPQGVIGPIVNSNFGDVTAQIITVSSDQRSYAEIEDYLDKIEDGLKIIPEVSKINRSGGQRQQLYVTVDDAKMMQYGFDLSTVVRTLQSQNITGYSGEMTIASNTIPIFTNSQYKTQADIANQIVYTNPQGTVVRLRDIATIERRYEEPSSFIRIGEDKVMMLAIEMQPGNNIVQFGHTVEQKLDDIKSAFPQDVKVNIIVNQPEVVGESIVHFMKEFGIAIGAVILVVILLLPFRVAIVASVAAPISILITFGLINLMGVELHQVTLAALIIVLGMVVDNAIVVVDNYIEKLDEGITPWTASWQAAQQLSLPIFTATLAIIFAFAPLAFFMEGIGKDFIAALPTTVAVALFVSMLIALFVTPLTCYIYIKKGLKHQVGDRQPRKSMLDYLQHAFNVGIEAAFRWPKLTVFAAVISVVMAIFLAGKVSQEFFPISESKQFNAEIWMPNGTSLEETEKVVKRVEAELKKDKRVLDIASFVGTSSPRFNITYAPEMPRRNFAQIFITTESADATNDIVQEYLPRFEGFVPDGYVRLRQLSMQEGSPIAIRVIGEDLANQKKVAAQVAEILAQADGTNWVRSDYEDDYVGLSINIKEDVAARLGVPHQAITQTLGAGLKGFAVSQLWEGDKPVDIFIRLDSTSRRDINDLQNLHLTSLYGKKVALKEVAEIKPSWHTGVIAHRNGLRTLTVLSEAQLGIKASDILKQVDAKIQAIPLPDDTRIVYGGDAESSQENAPGMGKALLTSLILILVTLLFQFKKVGKTLIILATFPLSLLGAFLGLYVTNNPMGFTAFMGIISLIGIVVRNGIILVDYADELVHDHQYSIKAAALATAKRRMRPIFLTSAAAAVGVVPMIVGKSPLWAPLGSVLALGLIVSMVLTLFVIPVLYFLFIKPEPETEAQVADADVAIQYKPSHHEG is encoded by the coding sequence ATGAAACATAAAATGAATCTCATCGAGGCGGCCATGAAGTATAAGCAAGTAACCTTGATGGTGGTGTTGCTGTTACTGGTGCTGGGAGTCAATGCGTTGGTGAATATGCCGCGTTCCGAAAATCCGAAAATAGATATGCCCGTTGCGATGGTATATGCTTTTTTTCCAGGGGCGGACGAAGTGCAAATGGAACAACAGGTTACCAACAAAATAGAGCAGTATTTATTTTCTTTTGAGGAAGTAGATAAAGAAAAAACAACGTCGCAGACCAAAGACGGACAGGTATTTATTACGGTGCATTTGCATACGGAAATCAAAGACAGAAAGAAGTTTTGGAGCACGTTGCAGCACGGTTTGAATAGTGCCATGGCGCAAGTGCTGCCACAAGGTGTGATTGGGCCGATTGTGAATAGCAATTTCGGCGATGTGACGGCGCAAATCATTACGGTATCTTCCGACCAACGTAGCTATGCCGAAATCGAAGATTACCTTGACAAAATCGAAGACGGCCTCAAAATTATTCCTGAAGTATCAAAAATCAATCGTTCGGGCGGTCAGCGTCAGCAATTGTATGTAACCGTGGACGATGCCAAAATGATGCAATACGGTTTTGATTTATCGACGGTGGTCAGAACCTTGCAGTCTCAGAACATTACGGGTTATTCGGGTGAAATGACCATCGCTTCTAACACGATTCCGATTTTCACCAACAGCCAATACAAAACGCAAGCCGACATTGCCAACCAAATTGTTTATACCAATCCGCAAGGCACGGTGGTACGCCTGCGCGACATCGCGACCATCGAACGCCGCTACGAAGAACCTTCGTCTTTTATTCGGATAGGAGAAGATAAAGTAATGATGTTGGCTATCGAGATGCAACCTGGCAACAATATCGTGCAGTTTGGCCATACGGTAGAACAAAAATTAGACGACATCAAAAGCGCGTTCCCGCAAGATGTGAAAGTGAATATTATCGTTAATCAGCCCGAAGTGGTGGGCGAAAGTATCGTTCACTTCATGAAAGAATTTGGCATTGCCATTGGTGCGGTAATTTTAGTCGTGATTTTGTTATTGCCGTTTCGGGTGGCGATTGTGGCTTCTGTGGCCGCGCCAATTTCAATCCTGATTACGTTCGGGCTTATCAACCTGATGGGCGTTGAGTTGCACCAAGTAACCTTGGCCGCGCTGATTATCGTGTTGGGCATGGTGGTAGATAACGCCATTGTGGTCGTGGACAATTATATTGAGAAATTAGATGAAGGCATCACGCCTTGGACGGCCTCTTGGCAAGCGGCGCAACAATTGTCTTTGCCGATTTTCACGGCCACTTTAGCCATTATCTTTGCTTTTGCTCCTTTGGCTTTTTTCATGGAAGGCATTGGCAAAGATTTTATTGCAGCCTTACCGACTACCGTAGCCGTGGCACTTTTTGTCTCGATGCTTATCGCCTTGTTTGTAACACCTCTAACGTGTTACATCTATATCAAAAAAGGCCTCAAACATCAGGTAGGAGACCGCCAGCCCCGCAAAAGTATGCTTGATTATTTGCAACATGCTTTTAATGTGGGCATTGAGGCGGCTTTCCGCTGGCCAAAGCTGACGGTATTCGCGGCTGTGATTTCGGTGGTAATGGCCATCTTTTTGGCAGGAAAAGTTTCGCAAGAATTTTTCCCAATTAGCGAAAGCAAACAATTTAATGCCGAAATCTGGATGCCGAACGGCACTTCCTTAGAAGAAACCGAAAAGGTGGTAAAACGCGTAGAAGCCGAACTCAAGAAAGACAAACGCGTACTGGATATTGCCAGTTTTGTGGGAACAAGTTCGCCCCGCTTCAACATCACTTACGCGCCCGAAATGCCTCGCCGCAACTTTGCCCAAATCTTCATTACGACAGAAAGTGCCGATGCCACCAACGACATCGTACAAGAATATTTGCCGCGTTTTGAGGGCTTTGTACCAGACGGTTATGTGCGTTTGCGTCAGCTCAGTATGCAGGAAGGTTCGCCGATTGCCATTCGCGTAATTGGCGAAGATTTGGCCAACCAGAAAAAAGTAGCCGCACAAGTAGCCGAAATTTTGGCACAAGCCGACGGCACAAACTGGGTACGTTCGGACTACGAAGATGATTATGTGGGCTTGAGTATCAATATCAAAGAAGATGTGGCGGCTCGTTTGGGCGTTCCGCATCAGGCCATTACCCAGACGTTGGGCGCGGGGCTAAAAGGCTTTGCCGTGTCGCAACTCTGGGAAGGTGATAAACCCGTTGATATTTTCATCAGACTGGACTCAACAAGCAGACGCGACATCAATGACCTTCAGAATTTGCACCTGACCAGCCTCTACGGTAAAAAAGTAGCCTTGAAAGAGGTTGCCGAAATCAAACCCTCGTGGCATACGGGCGTAATCGCGCACCGCAACGGCTTGCGTACGCTTACCGTGTTGTCCGAAGCGCAGTTAGGCATCAAAGCCTCTGATATTCTCAAACAAGTAGATGCCAAAATACAAGCCATTCCATTGCCCGACGATACGCGCATTGTCTATGGTGGCGATGCCGAATCTTCACAGGAAAATGCGCCAGGCATGGGCAAAGCCTTGCTTACAAGTTTGATTCTGATTCTGGTTACGCTTTTGTTCCAATTCAAGAAAGTGGGCAAAACGCTTATCATTCTGGCCACTTTCCCGCTCAGTTTGTTGGGTGCGTTTTTGGGATTGTATGTAACCAACAACCCAATGGGCTTTACGGCTTTCATGGGCATCATTAGCTTGATTGGGATTGTGGTGCGCAACGGAATTATTTTGGTGGACTACGCCGACGAGTTGGTACACGACCACCAATACAGCATCAAAGCTGCCGCTTTGGCTACCGCCAAACGACGGATGCGCCCTATCTTTTTGACTTCTGCCGCCGCCGCTGTGGGCGTTGTGCCGATGATTGTGGGCAAATCGCCGCTATGGGCTCCGCTGGGTAGTGTGTTGGCTCTTGGGCTTATCGTTTCGATGGTGCTTACGCTTTTCGTAATTCCTGTTTTGTATTTCTTATTCATAAAGCCAGAACCCGAAACAGAGGCGCAGGTAGCTGATGCAGACGTTGCCATTCAGTACAAACCCTCGCATCACGAAGGATAA